CATTTCTTATGCAAACATCAATACTCGGAAATCAACCATGGACTGTGGGCTGCTCAGTGGATATCAGgacgcaccttggaagaaagaaaggcctggtggtctgcttctgagaagttagtcatgaaaaccctgcagagtgcaattctactctgaaacacatggggtcaccatgaatggaAATAACAATAACATGCTTTTTCAGATTAAAGATATTCTCCTCTATTTCTACTCTGATGAGATTTTGTGTCATGAATGTGTGCTGAATTCTATCAGCTGCTTTTTAATGATAATCATGATTTTCCTGCTTTATTCTGTTACTGTGGTTAATTATGTTGATTTTTCTCTTTAACATTTTActgtggtttgggtgaaagtttacaaggcaattagttttccattcaacaatttatacatattttgtttcatgacattagttgcaatcccttcaatgtgacagcactctaccCTGTTTCTCCCTGGGATTCCCATTTCCATCGGCCCATCTTTCCTGTCCTGCcatctgaactttgtttttgggtaAATGCTGCCTCTTTGGTCTCGCATGGTTGATGGTTcggagaagcacgttcctcacaggtgttactgCTCACTTGATAGGGCTGTCtactgtttggctgaaaggtgatctccaggagtgggtTCTGTTCCAGGGTTGAAGGGCATCTTAGGGCCATAAGTCTCAGGGGTCCACCAGTCTCTAACTGATAAGTcagtctggtatttttttataaatctgaattttgttctattatttttttcccactctgtctaAGACCTTGtattgtgatccccatcagagcagccggttgtggtagccagacaccatctagttcttctggtctcaggctagtaaaggctgtgattcatgtgttttattagtcctttggactaattgtttccttgagactttgattttcttcacttttctttgctccagacaggaagagaccaatagttgtatcttagatggctgctcataagcttttttttaaataatttttattgtgctttcagtgaaagtttacaaatcaagtcagtctgtcacatataagcttatatacaccttactacatactcccatttactctccccctaatgagtcagcccactccctccttccagtctctccttttgtgaccattttgccagtttctattaaaaaaaaaaaacaaaacttttttttttaaccctctctaccctcccatctcccctccagacaggagatgccaacatagcctcaggtgtccacctgatacaagcagctcactcctcatcagcatctctctccaacccattgtccagtctaatccatgtctgatgagttggttcggggaatggttcctgtcctgggccaacagaaagtttggggatcatgaccgccgggactcttctagtctcagtcagaccattaagtctggtctttttatgagaatttggggtctgcatcccactgttctcctgctccctcaggggttctctgttgtgctccctgtcagggcagtcatcggttgtggccgggcaccatctagttcttctggtctcaggatgatgtaagtctctggttcatgtggccctttctgtctcttggacttatagttatcgtgtgaccttggtgttcttcattctcctttgatccaggtgggttgagaccgattgatgcatcttagatggccgcttggtagcatttaagactccagacgccacacttcaaagtgggatgcagaatgttttcataatagaatttattttgccaattgacttagaagtccccttaagccatagtccccaaacccctacccttgctccgctgaccttcgaagcattcagtttatcctggaaacttctttgcttttgatccagtccagttgagctgaccttccctgtattgagtattgtccttccgttcacctaaagtagttcttatctactaactaatcagtaaataaccctctctcccaccctccctcctcccgtaaccacaaaagaatgtgttcttctcagtttatactatttcttagatcttataatagtggtcttatacagtatttgtccttttgcatctgactaatttcactcagcataatgccttccaggttcctcctccatgttataaaatgtttcacagattcctcactgttctttatcgctgcgtagcattccattgtgtgaatataccataatttatttaaccattcatctgttgatggacaccttgattgcttccagctttttgctattgtaaacactgctgcaataaacatgggtgtgcatatatctgttcatgtaaaggctcttatttctctagggtatattccgaagagagagatttctgggttgtgtggtagttctatttctaactttttaagaaaacgccagatagatttccaaagtggttgtaccattttacattcccacctgcagtgtataagggtttcaatctctccgcagcctctccaacatttactattttgtgttttttggattaatgccagccttgttggagtgagatggaatctcatcgcagttttaatttgcatttctctaatggctaatgatcgagagcattttctcatgtatctgttagctgcctgaatatcttctttagtgaagtgcctgttcatatcctttgcccactttttgattgggttgtttgtctttttgtggttgagttttaacagaatcatgtagattttagagatcaggcactggtcggagatgtcatagctaaaaattttttcccaatctgtaggcggtctttttacccttttggtgaagtctttagatgaacatgggtgtttgatttttaggagctcccagttatctggtttctcttcatcatttttagtaatgttttgtattctgtttatgccttgtattagggttcctaaggttgtccctattttttcttccatgacctttatcgttttagtctttatgtttaggtctttgatccacttggagttagtttttgtgcatggtgtgaggtatgggtccggtttcatttttttgcaaatggataaccagttatgccagcaccatttgttaaactgactatctcttccccaattaactgacactgtgcttttgtcaaatatcagctgctcatatgtggatggatttatatctgggttctcaattctgttccattggtctgtgagcctgttgttgtaccagtaccaggctgttttgactactatggctgtataataggttctaaaatcaggtagagtgaggcctcccactttgttcttctttttcagtaatgctttacttatccagggcttatttcccttccatatgaagttggtgatttgtttctccatcacattaaaaaagtcactggaatttggattggaagtgcattgtatgtatagctggcttttggtagaatagacatttttactacgttacgtcttcctatccatgcTCATAAGCTTTTATGGTCACAGACTCTACCTACCAAAGTAGAGAAAAAATGTTATCTTTTTTTATGCCAACGGATCTAGATTCCTCTGAGCCTACGGTCTTAAGCCCTCAAGCCCACTGACCCAGTCCCTCAAGGCGTTTGGTTACGGCTATGAAGTTTTCTTAACTTTGCCCACTATATACATGGATGTAtctgcagcacatacaaatacgTATGTAGGAATATCTTCTGCCAAACCCACATATGCTGGTGGGTGTACTCCCATACACCATCCCACACCTGTTCGGCTTACACACCTATCTACGTATCCACTCttaaattattgttattactgttatcGCAGAATTGTGTATGTatggtattgactgttgtttccctTTACTCTTGTGTTCCTTCCAGTGTCTTCCTTTGTCTTGGCCATGTTGTACTGACAGCCCCCTCTGGATTGCTTTTCCCTTGACCCAAATTAATACATgcctactatctatttagtaattttccctccctccgcCTCCAGCCCCGGTAACCACTgaaaaatgtttccttctgtgtataaaccttttcttgacttactatatacatactatatatgtccttttgtgatcgacttaatttcatttggcataatgtcctccaggttcatccatgtcgtgagatgttttgcagattcatcattattctttaacgttgaagagtattccattgtgtgtgtgtaccacagtgACTTTCAAATGTTAAGCTaatcttgcattcctggaataaatccaacTTGGTCTTGATGTATGAGTCTTTTCCTGTATCGAGAGAttcagtttattttctttttcagataTTTCCATCTAAATTCATAAGAAAGATTggcttattattttctttataatttactTGTAGGTTTTGGGTATCACAGTTATGCTACCCTCATAAAATGAGCTGCGAAGTATTTATGTCTATTCTTATATGAGActggcttttatttcttccttagatTTTTGAGAGAATTCAAATTCTTGAGCCACCTTTAGGCAAGGACGCATCTCTCCTGCTCAACATTGTATACCCAGAGCCTAGAACCAGGATTgaatccatgggtggtgcaaactgttaagtgcttgactaccagctgaaagtTCGGTGGATGGAACTCACCCAGACACATCTTGGTaaacaggcctagtgatctgcttccaaaaggtcacagccttgaaaacccatggagcagttctactgtgcacacatgggctcgccatgagtcggagatgactcgacagcaactaacaacagtagcaGGGTTGGCAGATGAGCAGTACCTTACCAATAAAGAAGGGACAAAAATATGATTTGAGGAAAACCAATAACATTTCCCTCAGCAAAAACAGGATCTAAAATTCTGTATTAacaactcaccaaaaccaaacccactgccacggagtcaatccaaatcacagtgaccttacaggacacagtagaactgctccataggttctccaaggctgtaaatctttacggacacagactgccacatcttcctcccatgaagcagctggtgggtttgaaccactgaccttttggttcgcagccgagtgctttaactgctgtgctaccagggatccTGCATTAAGAGCAGGGCTCTGAAATAAAGGACAACCTGGCCTCAGGATATACTGCTCCCCTCTTACTAGGCCCAGTGGAAGTCCAAAAACCCCTCCTTGACTTCCCTGAACATAGCAGAGGAGGTAGGAGAGCCCCAATAGCCTTGATGAACACCAAATGGTAACAGGAAAGGGACAGAGATCAAGAGGACGTGGATTTTGTCAGTGAAGCTCAGCGGTTAGGAGCTCAGGCTCTGGAGGTTGCTGCTGGTTCTATTCCAGGCTCTGCCTGCCACCTATGTGCCACATGACCTTCCACAGGTGACGCTACtatacctcagtttccccagctgcACAATGCCCACCTGATAAGACTACTGTGAAGATTCCAGGAGACAAAGAATCGAGAGTGTTTACTTTGCATACAGACTGGCACATAATAAGCCCTCAACAGATGTACTTTGTTATGCTAACCACTAGTAATAATAAAAGTGCATGAGGACAAACCACAACTGGCTTGCCTTCCAGGGTTCCCATTCTATATGGAAATGCAGAGACACAGCTCGGGCCATATCACCAACCAGGTCACAAAAGAATGGAAGATAAGATCAGTTGACTTTGATGTCCAGCTCAGTAACCACTGCTGGGTCCGTGTGGGGCAGAGATATGGCTGGTCACGGTAGTGACTCCAGGAACATGGACATGGCCTGGGGCAGTGaagggagacagagaaggaaTAAAAGTTGCCCCAgtagccctgaaaaccctaaaaCAACGAAAATGTATTCTGCAGTTCAACTGCATTCCGACATCCCTCCAGCTCACAGAGGACTTTCCATTTTGAAAGCCAATTCTCAAAATCAACCAAAGACAGCAAAGTAAAATGATTCTACCAACATTAAGCAGAGAAGGCCGCTGGCAGCAGCTAACCCTTGGCTCAGCAAAGAACAAAAGTTATTCAGAAGACTTGACTTAGTTACTAGTGAAGAAACACTCTGCAGCAAAGCTGTGTCGGAGGATCCTggtggacacacatggggtggggaAAATGCTGGCAACTTCTATGACCTGACCTAGATGGAACTCCTAAATAGTGCTCTCACTTGAATATTTCCAGAAAAGACAAACACTCTGCTCTAGCAGAATCAAAGTGAAGTGGGATCTGACTTAAAGCAGGAGCATCCTGACCACGCAGCGCCCAGCAGTGCACATGGCCACAGCCAGTGGACGCTGTACactccctgctgctgctgctattagttgccactgagtcgattctgactcatggcaatcctgtgcGTGcaaagcagagctgctccatggggtcttcgaggctgtgacctttcagaagcagatcaccaggcctgtttctggggtgcctctgggtgggtttgagctgccaactgtttggctagtagctgagcactcaactgtttgcaccacccagggacactagtgaaagaaaaattaaaggaaatgtCACAGAGGGATAGGAATACCACTCATCACTCGCCAAGGACAATCCACAGTATGGAGATCTGCTACAGAGCTTAAAACACGTTTCATAAACTTCACTAATTAAGGTCGCAAACAGGCCCAATTAAAAAGGGACCTGGGTTTGTCTAACCTAGAGAGAGAAAGTTAAAGTACAGGAAACGTTATAGGGTTAATGGTAACAACTACTGGATGTTTCCACTGCTAAAGGGCATTAAGGCAGCACCCTATGAAGAAAGGGCTCACACTGAAGTGTACCCCTAGAAGAAGCAGAATAATTTTTCCtactatttttgaaaaaaagggCAGAACATTCTCTTTCTGGGACGGTAGTAAATGCAATTTACCCCCAGAAATGTGCAATCAGACTAGAGACGAATGTCCTTCTTAAAAAGTCGTTCAGGTTCATAATTCTTCCATAAACTAGGACTACTATTCTAAGATGTTTTCTAGGCTAAATCTTGATTAATCAAAGCAGGTTATTGTTCCTAACAATATGCAACGTTATGGATTGAAacgtatcccccaaaaatatgtgaagtcctaacccctatatctgtgaaaataatcctatttggaaatagggttttataTGTTAAGGAGGACATATCAGTGctggatgggtcctaaacctaatcacttctgggtGACATAaagagcagcacaggcacagggATAGGGCAACACAAACCGGGAAAGACAGGAACTGTCTGatgatgatggaggcagatgaatcGACAAGCCCGGGAACTCCAAAGACTGCTGGCTCCTAGAAGCTGAGATTGACAAGGGCCTTTCCCTACTGCCAAAACCttgaaccatgagaaaataaatttctgctttttaaagacgccacttgtgatatttctgctacggcagcactagataactaagacacgtaggtaagaaaagacctaaacctgcgctgtccaatatggttgccactagccacatgtggctactgagcacttgaaatgtggctggtccAAATGGCATGTGCTCTAAGTATAAATTACATAACCGGTTTTGAAGGTTAAAAAACGAATGTCGAATATCTCATTGATAATATTTTTATACTGATTACATggtaaaatataatattttagatatactgagttaaataaattattaaaattaatttcacctgtttcttttcattctttttaatgtgACTACTGGAAAATCTTAAATGACACGCAGCTTGCATTTGTGGCTCACACTGTATTTCTAGTGGATAGGACTGACCTAAACAACCACAGAAGCAACACTATATCAGATGTACTTCTGGGTTCCTGAACATTTTCAAAATGCAACCAGAGGAATGAAGACCGGTAAGCAGTGTCAGGTGCATTCAGAGGAcacaggttaagtgctacaacaaCAGAGGCAGCAGCAGCTATTACGTTGTTTTAAGTAAGTAATAAACCTAAACAATAAACTTTCCGGGAAAGGAGATGTTGCAACTGCAGATTCTTTCTCCCCGTGCCTGGAAGTGTCCTGGAGACTCCCTTCCTGCTTACCTTTGATGAGCTCCGGCCTGTACGCCTTCCGCAGCTGCTCCAGGAAGCTGTTGTAGAAGCCCTCGGCCTGTTCCGTGGGCATGGCCAGGTGGAAGTCAGGCTTGTTCCCCTTGAGGACGCACTGGAGAGTGAACTGGCTGACACACAGCACCTCGTACTCTTTGTCCATCACACTCTTTGACCAGTGCTTCCCACTCTCATCCTCAAACACACGCAGGTTTAAAATCTTTCGGACCCTGCAGTGAAAAACAGCAGTGAGAACTACCTGAAGAATCACAAGGCCCCACCACACCCTACACCCCCAAAGCAGGACCCGCATCCTGCCAAATAAGGACAGAATGCTGACTCCATCATTTCCAGGAGGCATgaatttgggcaagttacttaatgccTCCatccctcagtttccccatctgtaatcaaaccaaaccaaacccagcgccgtcgagtcgattctggctcatagcgaccgtataggacagagtagaacagccccacagtttccaaggagcagctggtggatttgaactgctgaccctttggttagcagccatagcacttaaccactacgtcaccagggtttcctcatctgtaatacaGGGGTAATAACAGTCCTATCTCATAGGATTATttcatgattttcttcttttttgccagTTCCTCCAATTCACTGGAGCTACTGGTAGGAACTGGGGTAAAGAATACAACCACTCATTATCTGCTCCTTcaaactggggggggggggggcggtatttcaaaaaaaagccaaattctaattttttatgttgtcgttattgttaggtgctgtccaattggtttcaactcatggtgaccctatgtacaacagaaaaaaatactgccTAGTACTGTGCCATGGTCacaaatcattgctgtgtttgagcccactgttgcagttactgtgtcagtccatctcactgagggtcttcctcttttttgctgaccctctactttaccaagcatgaggtccttctccagggaccagtccctcctgataagatgtccagagaatgcgagacaaagtctcaccatcttcacttctaaggagcattctggctgtacttcttcaaaggcaGAATTATTCATTCTtgtggtagtccatggtatattcaatattcttcaccaacaccataattcaaatgcgtcaattcttctgtcttccttactcattatccaggtttcgcatgcatataaggcaactgaaaataccatggcttgggtcaggtgcaccttagttctcaaggtgacacctttgctttttaatactttaaagaggtctctcaCAGCAAATGTGCCTAATGCAATACGttatttgatttcatgactgctgcttccatgcgtgttgactgtagatccaagtaggatgaaattcttgacaacttcgtgatttcttccatttatcatgatgttgcttattggtccagatgggagtatttttgtttcctctcagttaaggtataacccatactgaaggctgtggtctttgatcttcatcggtacagcgagtgcttcaagtcctcttcactctcagcaagcaaggatgtgtcatctgcatgttgcaggttgtcagtgagtcttcctccaatcctgatgcctcattcttcttcataaagtccagattctcagattatttgctcgacacacagattgaataagtatgatgaaaggatacaaccctgacacataccttttctgattttaaaccacacagtatccctttgttctattcgaacaactcttggtctatgtacagattccacaggaacacaattaagtgctctggaattcctattctttgcaatgttttccatactTTGCTGTGTTCCACACagctaatgcctttgcatagttaataaaacatagaCATCTATTTTACAGAATTTTTTATAGAAAAATTCAATCTTTACACTGGGATAAATAATACCTCATTTTTACACACCTTCTTGGAGTTACTCAAAATAAACAACTCAGCAAATACTCTGAGAGAAAACCCATCCTTGTTGCAAATACGCAAAGGGATCTAGAGAAAGGAAGCTTGACAACTATGTCACATGCTCCTTAAGCCTCAGAGGGGTTTGACCAATACTTGTACATGACAAAGAAAGCCACCTGGTCAAGGAAGTGGACCAGGTAAGATGTAGATGGTCAGATTTGAGAAGCACAGCAAAGAATCACCTACGTGAAAGCTGAAATTCCACCACTTGAAAGCCACCCTTTCGGATGGTGTTGAAGACAACGGCAGTTAACACTTCCAGCGTGCTTCCTATGGGTTGAAGTTCCAAAAGCTCTACAAATACTAATTTCATGGAACCTTATAACAGTTAAGTGGTGGGTTTGTCTTATGATGAgtcatatctcttaaccaccgaGTTAAGCGTTAGCTCTCTAGCACATCAGGGCCATAGGAAGACGTAGACCCGAGGCCcagtttttaaccactacaccctttTGCTGCCTCTTGAGTATCCAGGGGACAAATATTAAAATATCAACATCTGAAGTGTACCGAATTGTCCATTACCAGTCATCGGCATCTTAGCAAGAATTAGGTTCTGAGTCTGATTTTCATCCTAATgcaaaagaaacaacaacaaaatagtaaaaactgataGGAAGAGGCAAGACTGGGCAAGTTATGCCCAAGCTCTGGGTACCAAGGAGCAAAATAAACAGATGTTAAGCATCTAAAGTAATTGGGTCAAGTggtgctggggggtgggggggaaacaTAAGATGAGGGTGGATCAACTGTACTATGACAGCCTGCAAGGCAGCAGCAATGGCAACCTCCCCTAAGTCAGTGAAAAGAGCACTCGGCTTCAGGGTCAGATCACCTAGATTCTACTCAAGCTCAGGCTTTTCACTGAGAGTGTGTGCATGACTTTGGGCATCTAATATAATGTCTCTGAGCTCCAGGTCCTTATGTGTACAGTGAACAATGGGGCGTTTTAAAAATGCATAAATAGTGCCCAGATTATATTGccctaataaaattaaaaaacgaaAATCATACATAATGAGCTCGGTGTTTGTATAAAGAGAAAAAGAGGCCTAGTTCACAACGTAGCAGCAAATCAGGACTTCTGCTTCATGCTGACCTAGTGGATGATAGATTCCTCTTCCTCAGTCTCTAAACAACAGAGGAAACCATACTACATAGAATGGGACAACTGATACGGGCACAAAATAATACGGAAACTCCCGGAATGACCACCACCTGTACCATTCAAATAGCAATGACTTGGAAATTCGCATCTTACATGTGCTCCAATTCTTTCTGTGTATCCTCCAGAGAAATACCCAGCAACACACAGAGGCCCCGTCCAATGGCACTGATCTGCTCTCCTCCAACTAGAAGGAAACACAAGGGGAAAAAGACTCAGAAGCAGACACCATGAAGCACTTATAAGTGAAGAGAATGTTTTAAACATCCCGTGTACTTCTTGTCATTACTTTGGCTAAAGTCAGTAGGCATTTAAAAGTGAAGGAGTTACACAAATGCGGTGAGACGATCCTAAGTCACGTTCATTCTGATTTTGTGTCTAG
Above is a genomic segment from Loxodonta africana isolate mLoxAfr1 chromosome 24, mLoxAfr1.hap2, whole genome shotgun sequence containing:
- the DTD1 gene encoding D-aminoacyl-tRNA deacylase 1; the encoded protein is MKAVVQRVTRASVTVGGEQISAIGRGLCVLLGISLEDTQKELEHMVRKILNLRVFEDESGKHWSKSVMDKEYEVLCVSQFTLQCVLKGNKPDFHLAMPTEQAEGFYNSFLEQLRKAYRPELIKDGEFSAYMQVHIQNDGPVTIELESPAAYAATSDPKQLSKLEKQQQRKEKTRAKGPSESSKERNVPRKEDRSASSGAEGDVSSEREP